A genomic segment from Cricetulus griseus strain 17A/GY chromosome 8, alternate assembly CriGri-PICRH-1.0, whole genome shotgun sequence encodes:
- the LOC100762529 gene encoding putative vomeronasal receptor-like protein 4, protein MFSLKNVLYFQAGLGVLANIFLLFFCTFIILVHRSKPMDLISCQLPFIHIVLVLTGGDIGLTDIFESLNFDNDFKCKTSFYINRMMRGLSISITCLLSVFQAVTISPSTSLLAKFKYKLKKYMIYAFFYMWFLNLSFSSNQIFYVGAFTNVSETNQMRITKHCSLFPMNYIIRVLILIATTSRDVFLVGVMLTSSAYMVIILFRHQRQCKYLHSLSHPRLSPEEKATLTILLLVVVFVVMYWVDFIISSIAVLLWMYHPVILTVQKFVINAYPTITPLVQISSDNRIINMLTNLQSKCHKIFLKG, encoded by the coding sequence ATGTTCTCCTTAAAGAATGTCCTTTATTTCCAAGCTGGACTTGGAGTCCTGGccaatatttttctcctttttttctgcaCTTTCATAATCCTAGTGCATAGATCTAAGCCCATGGACCTGATCTCCTGTCAACTGCCCTTCATCCACATAGTGCTGGTCCTCACTGGAGGGGATATTGGGCTTACAGATATATTTGAGTCACTGAACTTTGACAATGACTTCAAATGTAAGACAAGTTTTTACATAAACAGAATGATGAGAGGCCTCTCCATCTCCATcacctgccttctgagtgtgtTCCAGGCTGTCACTATTAGTCCTAGTACCTCTTTGCtggcaaaatttaaatataaactaaaaaaatacatgatctATGCTTTCTTCTATATGTGGTTTCTCAACTTGTCATTCAGTAGCAACCAGATCTTCTATGTTGGGGCTTTTACCAATGTGAGTGAGACCAACCAGATGAGGATCACCAAACATTGCTCACTCTTCCCCATGAACTACATCATCAGGGTGCTGATTTTAATAGCAACAACCTCCAGGGATGTATTTCTTGTAGGAGTTATGCTGACCTCAAGTGCATACATGGTCATTATCTTGTTCAGACATCAGAGGCAATGCAAATATCTTCACAGCCTCAGCCACCCAAGACTGTCCCCTGAAGAAAAGGCCACCTTGACCATCTTGCTATTGGTAGTTGTCTTTGTGGTCATGTACTGGGTGGACTTCATCATCTCATCCATTGCAGTCCTGTTATGGATGTACCACCCAGTCATCCTGACTGTTCAGAAGTTTGTGATAAATGCCTATCCCACAATTACTCCTTTGGTACAAATCAGTTCTGATAACAGAATAATCAATATGCTGACAAATTTGCAGTCAAAGTGtcacaagatttttttaaaagggtaa